The Halalkalicoccus subterraneus genomic sequence ACACCACCCACACAACGCTTATGAATATACATCATTGTTGTACTTAGTATGGACGCTATCAGCGCAACCCGGTGGAACGTGAGTCGACAGCGAAGCGAGTTCGACAGCACGTTCACCGGGTTCACCACTCTGATGGAGTCCAAACGATCCTGCTCGCAGTCGGGGCGCGTGAGCCGGAGATCTGGCGGTTCGTTACGCGATCGTCATGAGTAGCTCCCAGCACCCCGTCGCACTCCGGCTCGAACGGGCGCTCGGGCTTCGGGGGGCCGTCTCCGGGCCGACGAAGCTGCTCGCGATCGTGATGTTCCTCCCGCTGATCGACGGGATCTTCCCCGCACTGATCCTGGCAGGCGGGATCGACTCGATTGCGGGCATCCTGCAGGTCGGCCTGCTCGTCTTCGGTGGCAGCGCGGTGCTCGCGGTCATCCTCGCGGAGATGGACGGCTCCCCGACAGAACAGGCGAAGATCGTCCTGCTCGTCGCCGCGGGGTTGTTGCCGCTTGCGGCCTTGGAGGCCGCCCTCGCGCCGACCATCGCGAGCGTGATCGATCTCGCGATCTTCGAGCGCTTCGCCGCACTGGTCATCGCCGCCATCGCCGCCAAGACCGCGAGCGCCCGGATCGGCGAGTACCTCCCCTCGCCCGGCGTCATCGTCGGATTGGGGTTCGTCGCGA encodes the following:
- a CDS encoding DUF5794 domain-containing protein, which codes for MSSSQHPVALRLERALGLRGAVSGPTKLLAIVMFLPLIDGIFPALILAGGIDSIAGILQVGLLVFGGSAVLAVILAEMDGSPTEQAKIVLLVAAGLLPLAALEAALAPTIASVIDLAIFERFAALVIAAIAAKTASARIGEYLPSPGVIVGLGFVASVNPAGFEIVLLPDPGLILRAVAAAGVGVAFALSIALGSPWLRRNLDIDSFRFGSAVALGVLPLALLGVVFEQAPLAVLVVAGVLAFDPGAEIHSEEEGDNETAEANSRERPYAPDREREPWL